The Artemia franciscana chromosome 18, ASM3288406v1, whole genome shotgun sequence genome includes a window with the following:
- the LOC136038611 gene encoding zinc finger protein OZF-like, giving the protein METQDFFFNITAVKQEADDKSSNDDKDFFGSTSPTFSIEHKVNLFATSQGIFASRRPKSDQLEQELNTGSDKVYHDNAVSKRECGTPCVPGLTGVCLNQEMNVDFQKNELPINICVFAEKDIVKQEVCHIGETPFERYAYEKTLPHSSNLHDHQRTLNGGNPFECNVCEKRFTTSSNLSQHKKIHTGEKPFKCDVCEKTFRQKTHLCNHQRTHTGERTFECDVCEKRFSSFSHLTGHERTHTGEKPFKCDICEKTFRQKIHLCNHQRTHTGEKPFECDVCAKRFSSFSYLSEHERTHNGEKPYKCDQCKKKFRQKTHLSNHQRTHTGEKPFKCNICGKRLTSSSSLFHHQRTHTGEKPFECDICKKCFTSSYHLSNHQRTHTGEKPFECDICEKRFTLSCSLSHHQRTHTGEKPFECGMCEKTFSRKSILSDHQRTHTGEKPFKCGICKKSFTISSSLSRHRRTHTGEKPFECDICKKSFTRSSTLSRHQRTHTEEKPFVHVSV; this is encoded by the exons AAGCTGATGATAAATCCTCAAATGAtgataaagatttttttggaaGTACATCTCCTACATTTTCAATAGAACACAAAGTCAATCTTTTTGCTACTTCTCAGGGCATATTTGCAAGTCGTAGACCTAAGTCTGACCAGCTTGAGCAGGAGTTGAACACTGGCAGCGACAAAG TGTATCATGACAATGCTGTCAGCAAACGAGAATGTGGAACACCTTGCGTGCCTGGTCTTACAGGTGTATGTTTAAACCAAGAAATGAATGtggattttcagaaaaatgagCTGCCAATTAACATTTGTGTATTTGCTGAAAAGGATATAGTAAAACAGGAGGTTTGCCATATAGGAGAAACACCTTTCGAACGTTATGCATATGAGAAAACATTACCACATTCATCCAACTTGCATGATCATCAGAGAACTCTTAATGGAGGGAACCCTTTCGAATGTAATGTATGTGAGAAACGTTTTACTACCAGTTCGAATTTGtctcaacataaaaaaattcatactggagaaaaacctttcaaatgtgatgtatgtgaaaaaaccTTCCGCCAGAAAACACACCTGTGTAATCATCAAAGAACTCACACTGGGGAAAGAACTTTTGAATGTGATGTATGTGAGAAACGTTTTAGTTCTTTTTCGCATTTGACAGGACATGAAAGAACTcacactggagaaaaacctttcaaatgtgaTATATGTGAAAAAACCTTCCGACAGAAAATACATCTGTGTAATCATCAAAGAACTcacactggagaaaaaccttttgaatgtgaTGTATGTGCGAAACGTTTTAGTTCTTTTTCGTATTTGTCAGAACATGAAAGAACTCATAATGGAGAAAAACCTTACAAATGTGATCaatgtaagaaaaaatttcGCCAAAAAACCCACCTATCTAatcatcaaagaactcatactggagaaaaacctttcaaatgcaACATATGTGGGAAACGTCTTACTTCAAGTTCCAGTTTATTTCATCATCAAAGAACTcacactggagaaaaaccttttgaatgcgatatttgtaagaaatgttttACTTCAAGTTATCATTTATCTAatcatcaaagaactcatactggagaaaaacctttcgaatGTGATATATGCGAGAAACGTTTTACTTTAAGTTGTAGTTTGTCTCatcatcaaagaactcatactggagaaaaacctttcgaatGTGGAATGTGTGAAAAAACATTCAGCCGAAAATCTATCCTCTCTGatcatcaaagaactcatactggagaaaaacctttcaaatgtgGTATATGTAAGAAAAGTTTTACAATAAGTTCTAGTTTATCTCGTCACCgaagaactcatactggagaaaaacctttcgaatGTGATATATGTAAGAAAAGTTTTACAAGAAGTTCTACTTTATCTCGTCACCAAAGAACTCATACTGAGGAAAAACCCTTTGTGCATGTCAGTGTGTaa